The following are encoded in a window of Roseimaritima ulvae genomic DNA:
- a CDS encoding Gfo/Idh/MocA family protein, which produces MLTRRQLLKSGFAAAVAPTIIPATSMGQGRTAPSDRLSIGVIGLGSRGFNLIDNLLQQSDAQITMLCDVDTLHYRDQPWGKGKTYGLEAAKQYVQKRDPSTKGLRVTQDYREVDAARDVDAVVIATPDHWHALGTLDAIAHGKDVYCEKPVTHTFAEGQRVYRATQENNTIFQTGSQQRSSREFRKAVEIIRNGHLGSLREVQVGLHPGYGEPQGDPTIQQPPESLDYEMWCGPAPKLPYMRARHHRWWRGHRAFGGGVLMDWIGHHNDIAHWAMDVDLSGPTSVEAVGWIFPETTVYNTPHHYEIRCKYASGVQTSVGSRHPNGVMFRGDSGWVFVTRGKLQASNKEWTSKAFDPGPKKVYRSDDHMRNFLDCIKRRKACISPAETTHRSITPGHLGYVSNTLGRPLEWNPATETIVNDEAAMKLLLENEYRASWGE; this is translated from the coding sequence ATGCTCACTCGTCGCCAACTGTTAAAGTCGGGTTTTGCCGCGGCGGTGGCACCCACCATTATTCCCGCAACATCAATGGGGCAGGGACGCACCGCTCCCAGCGATCGCTTGAGCATCGGCGTGATCGGACTTGGCTCGCGAGGCTTCAACCTGATCGACAATTTGCTGCAGCAGTCCGACGCCCAAATCACGATGCTTTGTGACGTCGATACGCTCCACTATCGCGATCAGCCTTGGGGCAAAGGCAAAACGTATGGCCTGGAGGCGGCCAAGCAGTATGTTCAAAAAAGAGACCCAAGCACAAAGGGGCTTCGGGTCACTCAAGACTATCGCGAGGTCGACGCGGCGCGGGACGTGGATGCGGTGGTCATCGCGACGCCCGATCACTGGCACGCCTTGGGAACCCTTGACGCGATTGCCCATGGAAAGGATGTCTACTGCGAAAAGCCGGTTACGCACACCTTCGCCGAAGGGCAGCGAGTCTATCGGGCGACTCAGGAGAACAACACCATTTTTCAGACCGGCAGCCAACAACGAAGCTCCCGCGAATTTCGTAAGGCCGTGGAGATCATTCGCAACGGACATCTGGGAAGTCTGCGTGAGGTCCAAGTGGGACTCCATCCGGGCTACGGCGAGCCTCAGGGGGATCCGACGATCCAGCAACCACCGGAAAGTCTCGACTATGAAATGTGGTGCGGTCCGGCTCCCAAGCTACCGTACATGCGGGCCCGTCATCATCGATGGTGGCGAGGTCATCGCGCGTTTGGTGGAGGTGTCTTGATGGACTGGATCGGGCATCACAACGATATCGCACACTGGGCAATGGATGTGGATCTTTCCGGTCCCACATCGGTCGAGGCTGTCGGTTGGATCTTTCCCGAGACAACGGTTTATAACACACCGCACCATTATGAAATCCGGTGCAAGTACGCTTCCGGAGTGCAAACATCCGTTGGTTCACGGCACCCAAACGGTGTGATGTTCCGTGGCGACAGCGGCTGGGTGTTTGTGACGCGTGGAAAGTTGCAGGCATCCAACAAAGAGTGGACCAGCAAGGCATTTGATCCGGGGCCGAAAAAAGTCTACCGGTCCGATGATCACATGCGTAACTTTCTGGACTGCATCAAGAGACGCAAAGCTTGCATCTCACCCGCAGAAACCACTCACCGTTCCATCACGCCAGGCCATTTGGGGTACGTTTCCAACACACTCGGGCGGCCGCTGGAGTGGAATCCCGCAACGGAAACCATTGTCAACGACGAAGCCGCCATG